A genome region from Nicotiana tabacum cultivar K326 chromosome 13, ASM71507v2, whole genome shotgun sequence includes the following:
- the LOC142168229 gene encoding uncharacterized protein LOC142168229 yields MASLNPTNSFANFDKGRIMTLAKCYPNEFDEVQIRDLSYQLDTFIIHMRAGNPKFSNLQGISDLAKALVEANLVETYSYVYLLVKLTLILHVATAIVERAFSSMKQIKNEEWNNMGDQYLNDCLVCYIERDVFTNVSNYVIMDRFQNLKTRRGQL; encoded by the coding sequence ATGGCTAGCTTGAATCCAACCAATTCTTTTGCTAATTTTGATAAAGGTAGAATAATGACTTTAGCAAAATGTTATCCAAATGAGTTTGATGAGGTACAGATTCGAGACTTGAGTTATCAACTTGATACTTTTATAATTCATATGCGAGCTGGTAATCCCAAGTTCTCCAACTTACAAGGAATTAGTGATTTGGCAAAAGCATTGGTTGAGGCAAATCTTGTAGAGACTTATTCGTATGTTTATTTACTTGTGAAATTGACTCTGATTTTACATGTTGCTACCGCAATTGTGGAGAGAGCATTCTCATCCATGAAGCAGATAAAGAATGAAGAATGGAATAACATGGGTGACCAATATTTAAATGATTGTTTAGTTTGTTACATAGAGCGTGATGTATTCACAAATGTAAGTAATTATGTCATTATGGATCGTTTTCAAAATCTGAAAACTCGTCGAGGACAATTGTAA
- the LOC107762707 gene encoding uncharacterized protein LOC107762707 gives MALVLRYVDKNSEVAERFVGLVHVSDTLACSLKEAIYSLLSEHSLSPSQICGQGYDGATIAKKHLDVKVFFCHVTNVLNVIGRSFKRRDLLRLLQDEKLEQLLESGEVHTGRGLNQARGLQRPGDTHWRSHFKILDNFIIIFSSIVRVFEVIKYEVLAMSNELNKILQKRDQDIVNAMEFLNITKKRLQEMR, from the exons ATGGCTCTTGTTTTGCGTTATGTTGATAAGAATAGTGAAGTAGCAGAGCGATTTGTTGGTCTTGTCCATGTTAGTGATACATTGGCATGCTCATTGAAGGAAGCAATCTACTCTTTGCTTTCGGAGCACTCACTAAGTCCATCACAAATATGTGGACAAGGTTATGATGGAGCTA CTATTGCTAAAAAGCATTTGGATGTTAAAGTCTTCTTTTGTCATGTTACTAACGTATTGAATGTCATTGGAAGATCTTTTAAGCGCAGAGATTTGCTTCGACTTCTTCAAGATGAAAAGTTGGAGCAATTACTTGAGTCCGGTGAAGTTCATACTGGGCGAGGACTAAATCAAGCACGCGGGCTTCAAAGACCAGGCGACACTCATTGGAGATCACATTTCAAAATATTAGataactttattattattttctcatcTATTGTTCGTGTGTTTGAAGTGATTAAATATGAAG TTTTGGCAATGTCAAATGAGTTGAACAAGATCCTACAAAAGAGGGATCAAGATATTGTTAATGCCATGGAGTTTCTTAACATCACAAAGAAAAGATTACAAGAAATGAGATAA